The genomic DNA TAAGAGTGTAAAGTAAATGTTGctaaacaacaataataacaaatgacaataacgaataataaataaaaattatatcattaataaataaattcgacgtTCCTATagcgaaactttttctttttctttttctttttctttttcttttttttatgaatttatttacgtatatatatatatatatttttctttttttttttaattcaagatttgtgaagaaaaaagaaaagaaaaaggaagaaaattgcattgtataaataaatgaaaacgaaacaGCTGATCGAAAATTGCTATGTTATTCTCTATAATGATCaccatatgtatgtgtatgtgtgaaggagagagtgtgtgtattGTTTAACATACAAACTTAACACGAGTACAATGTTTTTCCAGTCTTTAACGTttagaaatgtttataaaGTATACTCGTTGCAGAACACCCACGTTTGCTATTAATACTTCGAGTCAGTTTTAAAGTCCTGACTTTGAAATCCAATACGTGAATGAAATAGGAATtcacaaataatatttgagatattgtaaataaattctttctttcttttttttctctctttctctttttctctctctttcttaatatttttttttttttttttttaataaattgtttaccTATAACAAAGAAttatcaaagaagaaagaaaagaagtaaataaacaATAGTAGTTGATTccaaaatgatttctttttgcttttttacttttttattattattttttttttgtaataaattctgcacgaaaatccttttttttttttttttttttaattcacaaTAAACATGTTTAATTTCTGTtaattgtctttctctcttttttttttttttttttttttttaatcaatcaatcaatttctctttttcttttttattaatttttttgtggaaaagaaaagaaaaataatgtgtgtctgtgtgtgtgtatgtgtatgaaaagatgaatattataaatctttattgTAAATTGTTGCTCGAATgtgtcattaaaaaaaaaaaaaaaaaagaaagaaaaaagaaaagaaatttattcgcgATAAATTTCTGTTCTAAAAATTGTCGTTAAAAATTGACactgaaagaagaaaaaaaaaggagaaacaaaaaacaaatcgtTAATACGATAAACCAACAACAGCAATCGAcagatccaaaaaaaaaaaaaaaaaaagacctgTTTACtcggagaagaaaaacaaaaagaaaaacaaagataattcttataaaaaaatcatcgttttatttatttctcttttctttttttgtgaatgatcaaaaacaaaattaataaaataaatcaacgaagattgatcaattaaatttgatattaaacattgaatttatctattattcaGATCAATtgatgaaatatcgattaataaaatttatttaaaaaaaaaaaaaaaaaaaaaaaaagaaagaaaaaaaaacaggaaaagaaaaagagaaacgtcgattaaaagataaaaaagaaaaagaggggaaaaaatgaaaagcaaGTCATAAATACCTTCAACGTAACTTTGGTGAAAGCCGGTGGTTCTTCAGCCTTCGACTTGGAGTCCCTTCTAGAATTAAGAGTCCAAGGTGCTGTGGGCATGGGTAAAGGATTAGGACCACCATCCTTGACCCAGGGTGGTCTGAAGGTAGTCCTTTGCTGCGGTGGCTGACCACCGGCACCTGGCATCTTAACAACTTCCTTTTGTCAACCCCTTAAGTATTATCTCTTCTATACAACTTTGAAGTTCTGATCAATGGAAGGGGACAACAGTAacaaaatgtgtgtgtatatatatatatatatgtatatatatatatatatataggtatgtatgtatgtgtgtgtgtaacacTTTTTTTAGGATCACTGAACAAAAAAGTAGGATTATTGGTAGAAATGGGAATGATCAAATTGAGTGatatcaacaaaaataaaaaaaaaaaaataaaaaaagggatgaTACAGGGTTAGATGAGGAATATGTTGGGGGATGGGATGATCAGATCAAAAACGAAGATTTAATGAACAATCCACTTTTGTTAAGATTGTTTCTTCGTGTATATCCTCTTGTTGGATTCCtgttttctgtctctctgtgttgtctttttttcttccttgcttccttttttattatttttaaaaatctttcttttttcttatctttgaaaattctGATCTGGTAAAGTTTTGGAAAAAGGAGGAATTCACAATCGAACGTACTCCGACGAGTTAGAAGATTTTTGGGAGTCTGGGAAAGATCGAGACCTGGACCACACACCGGAGCTCTAACCAACTGCACCTCCCTAACCGCGTGATATTTTGGTAGATCTGACGTCACTTAGAGTCGCAAGCTCGAAATAGAAATTgatactcctcctcctcctcctcctctctcctctctcctctctcctcctatcttcttctttctatttgtcttCTTCCTACACGACaatttcctttctccctctttctttctctctctctctctctatttttttcttcatgttgagtacctacctatctaccgaGTTACTGTAATTGAGATCTATTTATTTACCTGCTTGATCTCTCAAGGCcaattattattcctttctcaCCTTTTATTACATTCATTGTTAGATGCGGAATACATATGCAACGTCGAATTTGTTctttattagtttttatttcgatcacGTCAATCGATGCAATCGgtatttgttttatcatttgaTTACTTATTGAgtcgataaatttattgttgttgttctaACTTGATGAGATTTGTATTTGTTCTGAGTATAACGCATATGTGCTGTCtaatcttcatttttcatattttcttttctttttttcttttttttttttttttctttcactttgaCAGGCTTCTTCAATTCCTATGATCATGTTTTACTTTGATCTTCGATATTCCGCGGAATGTTTTCTTAAAGTCAATTGGACgactaattttctttctttcatttcttttttttttttttttaacgactgTTAAAGCTAGCTTCTTTATACGATATTCGCGGTATCGGTATATATCAGTTAAgttgatgaaaatattatcaaacaaCTTGGGTATATCGTCAGAGCGATTTCAGTTACAGTGCATCGTATTATCGAGCCATTTTCTTCGTGGACATCCATTCCGCACTTTGTTTTCTTGCTCGAATGAAactattttcgaaatatacatacgtacacactaAACATTCATGTATTTATTACTGTAGTCAATTTTGACTCGATTGTCAACCATCCGGTCCTTTTCGATTGCGAAAACTggtcgataaattttctttagttAGCAATTGGAATCTGATGCTGATCTTTACTAATATACCGTCAAATTTCATGTTCGTTTAGCCTATTGTCCAGTTCAAGGATTTTCTCAGGAATTCGATAAACTTCGTCTTAGTTCAATGCCACTTTTGATCATAATGCTTTAAGTGTTTTGAGATTTTGTTCAGAAAAACATTTTCGGATTTATCCAATTCAATTTACACgaataagaaacgaaagaaacgaataggtagagcaaatatatattttctaattatcggttttatattttagaagcTCTAAAAGTTCTAATTCACTTTTGAAAATgttatcaaatttaaattacgATTGGTATtcgatattacttttaattagtGGATAATAAATTGAGACGTACCAACAAAACTATTTCAATGATCTCTCTTCGAGTTTTGAAATCTAAAATCCGTCATTTCTTTGGTAGGTATATTTAagttaatatttaaagattataaCGACTGATAGCAAGTAAATAGTCACTTAGAATCGTTCTTTCGATCAGGTTCCTCCTccgtttttaaagaaattgcTACGAATAACCTCAAAAAAATTTCTGTCATACTGAGACCTTTTTTTTTGGGAGCATACATTTAAGTATAATAACGatctataacaaataaattgacACTCATAATACTTCTTTCAATCCCCCTcacctaaaaaagaaaaaatcattacaaagtttttatcataataatcgaaaaaagaaaaaagaaagaatccaATTATCATTCGAAGACCCAGAAATAGGTAATTATGAGGGATCAGGATCATCCGACATTATGAATCAGACATagtgaaatattttgtatttttattctattctaaataaaatctcctttctcttttaaagaaACTTATCAGAACGAGACTACTTGACCTTGTTGAAGGGCTGGCCGTTTCCGTGAGAGGCAATATCAACTAGCAGCGGAGAAACGTAACGAGGCATATCTCAGACACACTTATTACAAGGAGACAGCGagatatttcgaaagagaaagtggAATAGCCAAACATTACGACTCTTGGAACTTGAAGCTTGCTGATCCGAAGGGTAAGCTTGAGAGGGaagctaagaaaaaaaaaaaacttgatcAACTCCCAGCAAGGAGAAACAAATTGAGAATATTATTGAAGGATGAGGAAGAGCTCTATCAAAACGAATTGGCcgaattgattaaaaaaaagaaatctaaagaaaatgatataaccTCGTTGGaggttcttaaaaaaaaattaaaagaaaaacgtatggAACAAGATCTTTATTTGCCTAGTACATGCCGAAGATTACGTTCGTATTTTCTTGATCCTAGACcaatttcttcttcaattattagttcgaatattaatattattaataatagtaataatattaataataataaaaaaaagagtaataataattcaagcGATTTTGCGGAATGTTTTCATTTGAAAGATTCGACTAATTTACCTAAAACAAATCAGGAGACTCATCGTACCAATTCGACCTATAACAGCGATATGTCCAATTGGAACGATCAGAAGGATCGatctgataaaaatattgattttttagcacgtaatagaaaatattcagCACGCTATGCACGTAGGAGTTTGGAGAACACAAATGTCAGGCCTGGCAATGATATTTTCGACAATTTATCACGTCGTTTACAGGCACCAATGATGACTACTACGACAACTACCACTACGGTTAGCAAGCAGGTGATGGATGATGACAAAGAAAATCTTAATGTTGACGATTCATCTACTTCGAACCAGGAGTCTACGAACGAATCGGTTGATCAGGTGGATTCCTCGATCATTCCGCAGGATGTTTCTGATAAGGATTATACATTGAACAGGACCGAACAAGAGATATCGATCAATAATATTGCGAACGATAAGCAAATAAAAACAGATCATTGTgattatgaaagagaaagaggttaTCCGTGGATGAGGATGGATCCTAATGTTAAA from Vespula pensylvanica isolate Volc-1 chromosome 25, ASM1446617v1, whole genome shotgun sequence includes the following:
- the LOC122637203 gene encoding trichoplein keratin filament-binding protein-like, whose amino-acid sequence is RAGRFRERQYQLAAEKRNEAYLRHTYYKETARYFERESGIAKHYDSWNLKLADPKGKLEREAKKKKKLDQLPARRNKLRILLKDEEELYQNELAELIKKKKSKENDITSLEVLKKKLKEKRMEQDLYLPNSTNLPKTNQETHRTNSTYNSDMSNWNDQKDRSDKNIDFLARNRKYSARYARRSLENTNVRPGNDIFDNLSRRLQAPMMTTTTTTTTVSKQVMDDDKENLNVDDSSTSNQESTNESVDQVDSSIIPQDVSDKDYTLNRTEQEISINNIANDKQIKTDHCDYERERGYPWMRMDPNVKNLSEKMYLYLTYKELKEKIDDLLKKEEHACNRQRWDDAIRLRDMKNELELIREKKIFNMKSLTMDEDIRDKALKNIEKRERELALRENACTDTSMYSDGAKVLWEEWVKEDDRFVIKDASTQREILMKVLEEEFQNLAVEDRERIAKTYQSVFNNLHLENRRHFNANLVMEAKSESNRAGEAY